Sequence from the Fulvivirga ligni genome:
GCATCTTCAATGCAGCTTCTTCTCCATACTCCACCTGTACCATTGAAATTAATGAAGCTACCCGCATGATTTCTACCCACCTGCTCCACCGTAAAATGAGCATCTAACCCAAAGGCTTGGAGCTTAGTGAGCATTGAATAATTCCTGTTTAGATGTCCCCATCGACACTGTACCATACCAATATGATCATCAAAATGATTCATGGACCTAATTAGGAAATCAGGATTGGGGAGAAAATCTGCATCAAAAATAGCTATAAATTCACCTTTAGCTATTTCCAGGCCATACTGCAATGCTCCCGCCTTAAATCCCTGTCTATCTTTTCGGGTAACGTGCTTTATATCAACTCCCTTTGCCTGCCATTCAGCCACTTTTTCACTTATTATGCTATGAGTTTCGTCATTAGAATCATCTAATACCTGAACTTCTAACTTTTCAGATGGATATTCAAGTTGGCAAACAGCATCTATGAGTCTTTCAACCACATATTTTTCATTATAAACCGGGAGCTGAACCGTGACTATTGGGTACTCTGATAAGCCTGGACGAGCCTCTTTTTTATTGGCCTTTAAATAATGCCAAGTCAGGTGCAACTGACCTGCGCTAAAGAGAAATATAAAAAATAGCGCCAGACAGTAAATGGTGAGTATTGAGATTTCTAAAATCATAAATACTTAAAAATAGTCCATATGATTTTGTAGCCAGCCATAATTGTTCCTTTTACAGTTCCCGATATTTTAGAAAACCCGATTCGTCTTCTATAGTTCACAGGCACTTCTACACATTTAATTTTTTTCTTAGCCGCCTTGAGCTGCATTTCTACTGTCCACCCGTAGGTTTTATCTTCCATTTGCAACTCCAAAAGCTTTTGAAACTTGATTGCTCTAAATGGCCCAAGATCAGTAAATCTTACACCGTAAAAGAGTTTCAGCAATCTGGTAGCCAGCCAATTACCAAAGACCTGCTGCGGCGTCATAGATCCTTTTTCCTTACTTCCTAATGCCCGGGAACCAATAACCAAATCTGCATTACCTTCTATGATGGGCTCGATCAACATTTTCAGTTCCTCAGGGTAATCCGAATGATCCGCATCTATAAAAACCAGGATATCAGTATCATTCTTTTGCTTCACATATTCTATGCCCTTCAAACAGGCTCGGCCATATCCTTTTTCACTTTCCTTAAGCACTGTAGCACCAGCCGCTCTGGCCACTTTAGCGGTAGCATCAGTAGAAGCATTATTAACAACAATGACCTCCTCCACCTCATCCATCGGAATCTCCTTGATTACTTCTCCTACTCCATTCTCCTCATTAAAGGCAGGAATTACAACTCTGACTAACGGCTTCGCTTTCATAAAACAGTCTGCAAATTAACTGACCCTGACCAATAAGAAAAGTCTCAGCAATGACATACGCTTATAAACAGAAAATGTCTTAACCATTAGATCACCTCTAACCATTAAGACATTTTAATTTATGAATCTATTATTTTTTAATATGCTCTCGCAAATATTACCTTTCTCTTAGAAGGCTTACCAGAGTAGATGCAAACACCTTCCTCTTCTTTAGCATCTAAAGGAATACACCTAATAGTAGCTTTTGTCTCCTCCTTGATCTTCTCTTCAGTTTCAGCGGTGCCGTCCCAGTGAGCTTCAATAAATCCGCCTTTTCCATCAAGAACTTCTTTGAATTCGTCGTAAGTGCTTACTTCAGTAGTAAGTCCTTTTCTGAAATCAAGCGCCTTGTTATAAATATTCTGCTGAATCTCTTCCAGCAAATTAGAGATGTAGGCTACGGCATCATCCTTAGCCACAACATTCTTCTCCTTAGTATCTCTCCTCGCTATTTCTACAGTACCATTTTCAATATCTCTCGGACCGATAGCAATACGCACAGGAACACCCTTCATTTCATACTCGGCAAACTTCCAACCCGGAGAGTTAGTATCCCTATCATCAAACTTCACACTTACGCCAAGTTTCAGTAACTCACTCTTAAATCCATCAGCTACCGCCCTGATACTCTCAAGTTGTTCTTCCGTTTTAAAGATAGGCACTATAACTACCTGAATAGGCGCCAATTTCGGAGGAAGCACTAATCCTTCATCATCAGAGTGAGCCATAATTAAGGCTCCCATAAGTCGTGTACTTACACCCCATGA
This genomic interval carries:
- a CDS encoding glycosyltransferase family 2 protein: MKAKPLVRVVIPAFNEENGVGEVIKEIPMDEVEEVIVVNNASTDATAKVARAAGATVLKESEKGYGRACLKGIEYVKQKNDTDILVFIDADHSDYPEELKMLIEPIIEGNADLVIGSRALGSKEKGSMTPQQVFGNWLATRLLKLFYGVRFTDLGPFRAIKFQKLLELQMEDKTYGWTVEMQLKAAKKKIKCVEVPVNYRRRIGFSKISGTVKGTIMAGYKIIWTIFKYL